In Methylomagnum ishizawai, one DNA window encodes the following:
- the prfA gene encoding peptide chain release factor 1, with translation MKPSILQKLEHLSHRFEEITALLAEPEVQSDQDRFRALSREYAQLNPVVACFRNHQDTLDALAYAQDLQQDPDPEVRALAQEELDEAQTRRDGLEQALEILLLPRDPNDERNIFLEVRAGTGGAEAALFAGDLCRMYIRYAEQKGWKTEVVGESEGELGGYKEIIVRISGQEVYSRLKFESGTHRVQRVPATEAQGRIHTSACTVAILPEVEEVEIDINPADLRVDTYRASGAGGQHVNRTDSAIRITHIPTGIVVECQDERSQHKNRARAMSLLKSRILSAEQQKQDAEIAASRKLQVGSGDRSERIRTYNFPQGRLTDHRINLTLYKLETIMQGELDPVIEPLIHEHQAELLAQLAAE, from the coding sequence GTGAAACCCTCCATCCTCCAGAAACTCGAACACCTCTCCCACCGTTTCGAGGAAATCACCGCGCTGCTCGCCGAACCCGAAGTCCAAAGCGACCAGGACCGCTTCCGCGCCCTGAGCCGCGAATATGCCCAGCTCAATCCGGTGGTGGCTTGCTTCCGCAACCACCAGGACACCTTGGACGCCCTCGCCTACGCCCAAGACCTGCAACAAGACCCGGACCCCGAAGTCCGCGCCCTCGCCCAGGAAGAACTGGACGAAGCCCAAACCCGCCGCGACGGCTTGGAGCAAGCACTGGAAATCCTGCTGCTGCCGCGCGACCCCAACGACGAACGCAATATCTTCCTCGAAGTCCGGGCCGGCACCGGCGGGGCCGAGGCGGCGCTGTTCGCGGGCGATCTTTGCCGCATGTACATCCGCTACGCCGAGCAAAAAGGCTGGAAAACCGAAGTGGTCGGCGAGAGCGAGGGCGAACTCGGCGGCTACAAGGAAATCATCGTCCGCATCAGCGGCCAGGAGGTATATTCCCGGCTGAAATTCGAGTCCGGCACCCACCGCGTGCAGCGCGTCCCGGCCACCGAGGCCCAAGGCCGCATCCATACTTCGGCCTGCACCGTCGCCATCCTGCCGGAAGTGGAGGAGGTCGAGATCGACATCAACCCGGCGGACCTCCGGGTCGATACCTACCGCGCTTCCGGGGCGGGTGGCCAGCACGTCAACCGCACCGATTCGGCCATCCGCATCACCCATATCCCGACCGGCATCGTGGTCGAATGCCAGGACGAGCGTTCCCAGCACAAGAACCGGGCGCGGGCCATGTCGCTGCTGAAATCGCGCATCCTCTCGGCGGAACAGCAAAAGCAGGACGCCGAAATCGCCGCCTCGCGCAAGCTCCAGGTCGGCAGCGGCGACCGCTCGGAGCGCATCCGCACCTACAACTTCCCACAAGGCCGCCTCACCGACCACCGCATCAACCTGACCCTGTACAAGCTCGAAACCATCATGCAAGGGGAACTCGATCCGGTGATCGAACCCTTGATCCACGAGCATCAGGCGGAATTATTGGCGCAGTTGGCGGCGGAATGA
- the hemA gene encoding glutamyl-tRNA reductase, translated as MGILTLGLNHNTAPVSIRERLAFPAERLHHALQGLIQLPEVREVAILSTCNRTEVYCGAETPTPHETLIDWIAHEQRLRREDFQPFLYTHRGADTIRHMFRVASGLDSMILGEPQILGQMKTAYQSAAEAGTLGKTLGKLFQHTFTAAKKVRTDTAIGSSPVSVAFAAVRLAQRIFDDLSRQTAILIGAGETIELTARHLAENKIGELIIANRTYDKAHALAQQFNGFAISLSELPKHLARADIVVASTASPLPILGKGSVESAIKARKHKPMFMVDLAVPRDIEPEVEQLRDVYLYTVDDLRNTVEENLRSRQEAALQAEEIIDTEVDHFLAWLKAQGAITTIQDFRKQAETLRDEALAKALQALKSGRPPEQALELLAHLLTNKLTHTPSIQLKQAGIYERHDLIAAAREIFQLKDGT; from the coding sequence ATGGGCATCTTGACCTTGGGGCTGAACCACAACACCGCGCCGGTCTCGATCCGGGAACGCTTGGCTTTTCCCGCCGAGCGCCTGCACCACGCGCTGCAAGGGCTGATCCAACTCCCGGAAGTCCGCGAGGTGGCGATCCTCTCCACCTGCAACCGCACCGAAGTATACTGCGGTGCCGAAACCCCGACCCCCCACGAAACCCTGATCGATTGGATCGCCCACGAACAGCGCTTGCGGCGCGAGGATTTCCAGCCCTTCCTCTATACCCATCGCGGGGCCGATACCATCCGCCATATGTTCCGGGTGGCTTCGGGGCTGGATTCGATGATCCTGGGCGAGCCGCAAATCCTGGGCCAGATGAAAACGGCCTACCAATCCGCCGCCGAGGCCGGCACCCTGGGCAAGACCCTGGGCAAACTGTTCCAACACACTTTCACCGCCGCCAAGAAAGTCCGCACCGATACCGCCATCGGTTCCAGCCCGGTGTCGGTGGCTTTCGCCGCCGTGCGCTTGGCGCAGCGCATCTTCGACGACCTGAGCCGCCAGACCGCCATCCTGATCGGGGCCGGGGAAACCATCGAACTCACCGCCCGCCATCTCGCCGAAAACAAGATCGGCGAACTCATCATCGCCAACCGCACCTACGACAAGGCCCACGCCCTGGCCCAGCAATTCAACGGCTTCGCGATTTCGCTATCCGAACTCCCCAAGCATCTGGCGCGGGCCGATATCGTGGTCGCCTCCACCGCCAGCCCTTTGCCTATCCTCGGCAAGGGCAGCGTCGAGAGCGCCATCAAGGCCCGCAAACACAAGCCGATGTTCATGGTGGACCTGGCCGTGCCCCGCGACATCGAGCCGGAAGTCGAGCAACTGCGCGATGTCTACCTCTATACCGTGGACGACCTCCGCAACACGGTCGAGGAAAACCTGCGTTCGCGCCAGGAAGCCGCCTTGCAAGCCGAGGAGATCATCGACACCGAAGTCGATCATTTCCTGGCCTGGCTCAAGGCCCAAGGCGCGATCACCACCATCCAGGATTTCCGCAAGCAGGCCGAAACCTTGCGCGACGAAGCCCTCGCCAAGGCCCTGCAAGCCCTCAAGTCGGGCCGCCCGCCGGAACAAGCCCTGGAACTACTCGCCCATCTGCTGACCAATAAATTGACCCACACCCCCAGCATCCAATTGAAACAGGCGGGCATCTACGAACGGCACGACCTCATCGCCGCCGCCCGCGAAATCTTCCAACTGAAAGACGGCACATAA
- a CDS encoding tetratricopeptide repeat protein encodes MVKRLVYLACAGAFLISGCAGLGMSRKGADGGMESDLRTSTRPVERDSELVYLLLAAELAGQRGQYELALNNYLQVARRDPDPQIAERATQIALYLKDSDKALEAAQLWSGRDPNSVSARRVAAMLLLKTGQVDAAIAQFQALLALPNPDLENTLIELVKWLDAELPKEQALAAMQQLVGHFPRQAELHFAYALLASGKGEHQLALEETERALALHPDWSRARLLQAQVMSQMGDSKAARDAVQRALKADPGNMRLRLIYAQFLAKTGDFKMAEHELSRILAKEPDNHDARFALASTLMEMGQIDRAKQDFLELTEVSKWQSQAYFYLGLIEAKRERLDNSLRWFDKITSGPLQFDAQVNAITALINLGRMGEARQRLGQVRKAFPNEALRLYLLEAELLSKNKDYDAAFELLSEALEQLPGQLELLYARALVAEELGRFDVLEADLQAVLEKHPDDPNALNALGYTLVDRNVRLDEAKDYLDKAIELKPEDPAILDSYGWLQYRLGDHPAALDYLRRAYDLVRDPEIGAHLGEVLWESGKRQEAKKVWREAIKKDPDQDAVKKVRARYKDAFK; translated from the coding sequence GTGGTGAAACGATTGGTCTATTTGGCCTGCGCCGGGGCGTTCTTGATCTCGGGTTGCGCCGGTTTGGGTATGTCGCGCAAAGGTGCCGACGGCGGCATGGAGAGCGACCTCAGGACGAGCACCCGTCCCGTCGAGCGGGATTCGGAACTGGTCTATCTGCTGCTCGCCGCCGAATTGGCCGGGCAGCGCGGGCAGTACGAACTGGCCCTCAATAATTATCTGCAAGTGGCCCGCCGCGACCCCGATCCCCAAATCGCCGAACGCGCCACCCAAATCGCCCTGTATCTCAAGGATAGCGACAAGGCGCTGGAAGCCGCCCAGCTTTGGTCCGGGCGCGATCCCAACAGCGTTTCCGCCCGCCGCGTCGCCGCCATGCTGCTGCTGAAAACCGGGCAGGTGGACGCGGCCATCGCGCAGTTCCAAGCTTTGCTGGCCCTGCCCAACCCCGACCTCGAAAACACCTTGATCGAATTGGTCAAATGGCTGGATGCCGAGTTGCCGAAGGAGCAAGCCTTGGCGGCGATGCAGCAATTGGTCGGGCATTTCCCGCGCCAGGCGGAATTGCATTTCGCCTATGCCTTGCTGGCGAGTGGCAAGGGCGAGCATCAATTGGCCCTGGAAGAAACCGAACGCGCCTTGGCCCTGCATCCCGATTGGAGTCGCGCCCGCTTGTTGCAGGCCCAGGTGATGTCGCAGATGGGCGATTCCAAGGCGGCGCGGGATGCCGTGCAGCGGGCTTTGAAGGCCGATCCCGGCAATATGCGCTTGCGGTTGATCTATGCGCAATTCCTGGCCAAGACCGGCGATTTCAAGATGGCGGAGCATGAGCTATCCCGCATCCTTGCCAAGGAGCCGGACAACCACGACGCCCGCTTCGCCCTGGCCTCGACCTTGATGGAAATGGGCCAGATCGACCGGGCCAAGCAGGATTTCCTGGAATTGACCGAGGTCTCGAAATGGCAGTCCCAGGCTTATTTCTATCTGGGATTGATCGAGGCCAAGCGCGAACGCCTGGATAATTCGCTGCGTTGGTTCGACAAGATCACGTCCGGCCCCTTGCAATTCGACGCCCAGGTCAACGCTATCACGGCGCTCATCAACCTGGGGCGCATGGGCGAGGCCCGCCAGCGTTTGGGCCAGGTCCGCAAGGCGTTCCCCAACGAGGCGTTGCGGCTCTATCTGCTGGAAGCGGAATTGCTGTCGAAGAACAAGGACTACGACGCCGCTTTCGAGTTGTTGAGCGAAGCCTTGGAGCAGTTGCCGGGACAACTGGAATTGCTTTATGCGCGGGCCTTGGTCGCCGAGGAATTGGGCCGCTTCGATGTGCTGGAAGCCGATTTGCAGGCCGTCCTGGAAAAACACCCGGACGATCCCAATGCGCTGAACGCCCTGGGATATACCTTGGTGGACCGGAATGTGCGCCTGGACGAGGCCAAGGACTATCTGGACAAGGCCATCGAACTGAAGCCCGAAGACCCGGCCATCTTGGACAGCTATGGCTGGTTGCAATACCGGTTGGGCGATCATCCGGCGGCTTTGGATTATCTGCGCCGCGCCTATGATTTGGTGCGCGATCCCGAGATCGGGGCGCATCTGGGCGAGGTGTTGTGGGAATCGGGCAAGCGCCAGGAGGCCAAGAAGGTTTGGAGGGAAGCGATCAAGAAAGACCCGGACCAGGACGCCGTGAAGAAGGTCAGGGCGCGCTACAAGGATGCCTTCAAATAA
- the lolB gene encoding lipoprotein insertase outer membrane protein LolB, with protein sequence MPSNKRWGAALLLAALMVLPGCAWFRGTGTPAPAVEADRAALYALKAWRMDGRIGIQTAHDAWQANLFWEHEPAQDRLRISGPLSQGMISIVLQKDLIYINEGNGVTQLSRDPDAALRERLGFAVPLSSLRSWILGIPDPGLESTPLPAEAGAVGGFRQSGWTIHLDQYMEANGHPLPRKFRIQGSGVKLKIVADTWEIKG encoded by the coding sequence ATGCCTTCAAATAAGCGATGGGGCGCGGCCCTGTTGTTGGCCGCACTGATGGTTTTGCCGGGCTGCGCGTGGTTCCGCGGGACGGGCACCCCGGCACCCGCGGTGGAAGCCGACCGGGCGGCGCTCTACGCCCTCAAGGCTTGGCGCATGGATGGCCGGATCGGTATCCAGACCGCCCACGACGCTTGGCAGGCCAATCTGTTTTGGGAACATGAACCGGCCCAGGACCGGCTGCGGATTTCCGGTCCCTTGAGCCAGGGCATGATTTCCATCGTGCTGCAAAAAGACCTGATCTACATCAACGAGGGCAATGGCGTCACCCAGCTTTCCCGCGATCCCGACGCGGCTTTGCGGGAGCGTCTGGGATTCGCGGTGCCCTTGTCCAGCCTGCGGAGCTGGATATTGGGTATCCCCGATCCTGGCCTTGAGTCCACCCCGTTGCCCGCCGAAGCGGGCGCTGTGGGCGGATTCCGCCAATCCGGCTGGACGATCCACCTCGATCAATACATGGAGGCCAACGGCCATCCGCTGCCCCGGAAGTTCCGCATTCAAGGCTCCGGGGTAAAGCTGAAAATCGTCGCCGACACCTGGGAAATCAAGGGATAA
- the ispE gene encoding 4-(cytidine 5'-diphospho)-2-C-methyl-D-erythritol kinase, translated as MEEIETLRLPAPAKLNLLLRVVGRREDGYHLLQTVFQFIDRCDWITLGRRTDGEIHLKTPLPGVPPEADLTVRAARALAAATGTRAGVDIGIEKNLPMGGGLGGGSSDAATVLVGLNRLWHTGLGVEALMELGLKLGADVPVFVNGRSAWAEGVGEQLTPLDLPEPWYVVVVPDCHVATRTVFSSPNLTRDNKPIIIADFIAGRQENHCLPVVMELYPEIGAAMDDLSRYSEPRLTGTGACVFAAFADERQARQAAVDLGSTRSVFVAKGENLSPLQRALGFDPGSRQS; from the coding sequence GTGGAAGAAATCGAGACCTTACGTTTACCGGCCCCGGCTAAGCTCAATCTGCTGCTCAGGGTCGTGGGGCGGCGCGAGGATGGCTACCACCTCTTGCAGACCGTGTTCCAATTCATCGACCGCTGCGATTGGATTACCCTGGGTCGGCGCACCGATGGGGAAATCCACCTAAAAACGCCCTTGCCGGGCGTCCCGCCCGAAGCGGACCTCACCGTGCGGGCGGCGCGGGCCTTGGCCGCTGCCACCGGAACCCGTGCCGGGGTGGATATCGGCATCGAAAAAAACCTGCCGATGGGCGGTGGCTTGGGCGGCGGCAGTTCCGATGCCGCGACGGTCTTGGTCGGCCTGAACCGCCTGTGGCATACGGGGTTGGGTGTCGAGGCGCTGATGGAACTGGGCTTGAAACTGGGCGCGGACGTGCCGGTTTTTGTGAATGGCCGGAGCGCCTGGGCCGAAGGCGTCGGCGAACAACTGACCCCGTTGGACTTGCCCGAACCTTGGTATGTGGTGGTCGTACCCGACTGTCACGTCGCGACCAGAACCGTTTTTTCTTCGCCGAATTTGACGCGGGACAACAAACCCATCATAATAGCGGACTTTATCGCGGGGCGGCAGGAGAACCATTGCCTGCCAGTGGTTATGGAGTTATACCCCGAGATCGGTGCGGCCATGGATGATCTCTCCCGCTACTCGGAACCCAGGCTGACCGGAACCGGAGCCTGTGTGTTCGCGGCCTTCGCCGATGAGCGGCAAGCCCGGCAAGCTGCGGTGGATTTGGGATCGACCAGGTCCGTATTCGTCGCCAAAGGCGAGAACCTGTCACCTCTACAGCGGGCGTTGGGATTCGATCCCGGTTCCCGGCAATCTTGA
- a CDS encoding ribose-phosphate diphosphokinase has translation MTDTSFMVFSGNANLPLAEGIVHKLNMRLGMASIGRFSDGEISFEIEESVRGREVFIVQPICSPISENLMELLIMIDAFRRSSAGIITAVIPYYGYARQDRRIRSARVPISAKLVAKMICAAGADRVLTVDLHADQIQGFFDVPVDNVYASPILLGDVWRQQYPDLMVVSPDVGGVVRARALAKRLDDADLAIIDKRRPRPNEAKVMNIIGDVEGRTCIMVDDLVDTAGTLCRAAGALKDHGATKVVAYCTHPVLSGRAVDNIENSVLDGLVVTDTIPLRPDAEQCLKIRQLSVAEMLAETIRRIAVGESVSSMYVD, from the coding sequence ATGACCGACACCTCGTTCATGGTGTTCTCGGGGAATGCCAATCTGCCCCTGGCCGAGGGCATCGTCCACAAGCTCAACATGCGCCTGGGGATGGCGTCCATCGGGCGCTTCAGCGACGGCGAAATTTCCTTCGAGATCGAAGAGAGCGTGCGCGGGCGCGAGGTCTTCATCGTCCAGCCCATTTGTTCGCCGATCAGCGAGAACCTCATGGAACTGCTGATCATGATCGACGCTTTCCGGCGGTCTTCGGCGGGCATCATCACGGCGGTCATCCCTTATTATGGCTATGCGCGGCAGGATCGCCGCATCCGTTCGGCGCGGGTGCCGATTTCCGCGAAATTGGTCGCCAAGATGATTTGCGCGGCGGGGGCCGACCGCGTGTTGACGGTCGATTTGCATGCCGACCAGATCCAGGGATTTTTCGATGTGCCCGTGGACAATGTCTACGCCTCGCCTATCTTGCTGGGCGATGTGTGGCGGCAACAATATCCCGATCTGATGGTGGTTTCCCCCGATGTGGGCGGCGTGGTCCGGGCCAGGGCGCTGGCCAAGCGTTTGGACGACGCCGACCTGGCCATCATCGACAAGCGCCGCCCCAGGCCGAACGAGGCCAAGGTGATGAACATCATCGGCGATGTCGAAGGCCGCACCTGCATCATGGTGGACGACCTGGTGGACACGGCGGGTACGCTGTGCCGGGCGGCGGGTGCCCTGAAAGACCATGGAGCCACCAAGGTGGTGGCTTATTGCACCCATCCCGTATTGTCGGGACGCGCTGTGGACAACATCGAAAATTCGGTGTTGGACGGACTGGTGGTGACAGACACCATCCCTTTGCGCCCGGACGCCGAGCAATGCCTCAAAATCCGGCAATTGAGCGTGGCCGAGATGCTGGCGGAAACCATACGCCGCATCGCGGTGGGCGAATCCGTGAGTTCCATGTACGTCGATTGA
- a CDS encoding 50S ribosomal protein L25/general stress protein Ctc, which yields MAGSFVFDAELRTNTGKGNARRLRNLNKVPAVLYGGGEPVSLILEHNKVVKALENEATYSHILTLNIGDKQEQAILKELQRHPSKPIIMHMDFQRVSESDKIKVHVPLHFINQETSVGVKKGGVVNHNLVDVEVTCLPSQLPEFIEVDMADVDIGGSVHLSDLKPPVGVQIVALLHGPEHDTPVAVIQTTRAAEAG from the coding sequence ATGGCAGGCAGTTTTGTATTCGATGCGGAATTGAGGACCAACACCGGCAAGGGCAACGCCCGCCGCTTACGGAACTTGAACAAGGTACCCGCCGTGCTGTATGGCGGTGGCGAGCCGGTGAGCTTGATCCTCGAACACAACAAGGTCGTGAAAGCCTTGGAGAACGAGGCCACCTATTCCCACATCCTCACGCTCAATATCGGGGACAAGCAGGAGCAGGCCATCCTCAAGGAGTTGCAGCGCCATCCCAGCAAGCCGATCATCATGCACATGGACTTCCAGCGGGTGAGCGAATCCGACAAGATCAAGGTCCATGTGCCCCTGCACTTCATCAACCAGGAAACCTCGGTCGGCGTGAAGAAAGGCGGCGTGGTCAACCACAACCTGGTGGATGTCGAAGTGACCTGTCTGCCCAGCCAATTGCCCGAATTCATCGAGGTCGATATGGCGGACGTGGATATCGGCGGATCCGTGCATCTTTCCGACCTCAAGCCGCCGGTCGGGGTCCAGATCGTGGCCTTGTTGCATGGTCCAGAACACGACACTCCCGTCGCGGTGATCCAGACCACCCGCGCCGCCGAGGCGGGTTGA
- the pth gene encoding aminoacyl-tRNA hydrolase, whose amino-acid sequence MPANFKLLVGLGNPTAQYEKTRHNAGFWFLDAIAARYRLGFREESRFHGLTAKLELAGDTLWLLKPTTYMNRSGLAVGAMAKYFKVEPAQILVAHDELDLPPGVVRLKRGGGHGGHNGLRDILAHLGTPDYYRLRFGIGHPGDRDAVVPYVLGAPSRAEAGLIEEAISNVADSVPELIAGNLAALMNRLHSEPKKKT is encoded by the coding sequence ATGCCCGCTAACTTCAAGCTTCTGGTCGGATTGGGCAATCCCACCGCCCAATACGAAAAAACCCGGCATAATGCCGGGTTTTGGTTTTTGGACGCCATCGCCGCCCGTTACCGCTTGGGTTTCCGCGAGGAGTCGCGTTTCCACGGCCTGACCGCCAAGCTCGAATTGGCCGGGGATACGCTATGGCTGCTGAAGCCCACCACGTATATGAACCGCAGCGGTTTGGCGGTGGGCGCGATGGCGAAGTATTTCAAGGTCGAACCCGCGCAAATCCTGGTCGCGCACGACGAATTGGATTTGCCGCCCGGCGTGGTGCGGCTCAAGCGTGGGGGAGGGCATGGCGGCCATAATGGATTGCGCGATATCCTGGCCCATCTGGGAACGCCGGATTATTATCGGCTCCGGTTCGGCATCGGCCATCCCGGCGACCGCGATGCGGTAGTGCCCTATGTGCTGGGTGCGCCATCCCGGGCCGAGGCCGGGCTGATCGAGGAAGCGATCTCGAACGTGGCCGATTCGGTCCCGGAGTTGATTGCCGGGAACCTGGCGGCCTTGATGAATCGCCTGCATTCCGAACCCAAGAAAAAAACTTGA
- the tuf gene encoding elongation factor Tu, which yields MSKEKFTRSKPHVNVGTIGHVDHGKTTLTAALTKIGAERFGGVFKAYDQIDAAPEERARGITIATAHVEYESPTRHYAHVDCPGHADYVKNMITGAAQMDGAILVCSAADGPMPQTREHILLARQVGVPYIVVFLNKADMVDDAELIELVDMELRELLSKYDFPGDDTPIVIGSALKALEGDQSDIGVPAIIKLVDALDSYIPEPKRDIEKPFLMPIEDVFSISGRGTVVTGRVERGIVKVGNEVEIVGIRNTTKTTCTGVEMFRKLLDEGVAGDNVGVLLRGTKREDVERGQVLAAPGTITPHTHFEAEIYVLSKDEGGRHTPFFNGYRPQFYFRTTDVTGSVELPSGVEMVMPGDNVKITVKLIAPIAMEEGLRFAVREGGRTVGAGVVSKVIE from the coding sequence ATGTCCAAAGAGAAATTTACACGTAGCAAGCCGCATGTGAATGTGGGAACGATCGGCCATGTGGACCATGGCAAGACGACCCTGACGGCGGCGCTCACCAAGATTGGTGCCGAGCGCTTCGGTGGGGTATTCAAGGCCTATGACCAGATCGACGCGGCTCCCGAGGAACGCGCCCGCGGCATCACCATCGCCACCGCGCACGTCGAATACGAATCCCCGACCCGCCACTACGCCCATGTGGACTGCCCCGGCCACGCCGACTACGTGAAGAACATGATCACCGGCGCGGCGCAGATGGACGGCGCGATCCTGGTCTGCTCTGCCGCCGACGGCCCGATGCCGCAGACCCGCGAGCATATCCTGTTGGCCCGCCAGGTCGGTGTGCCCTACATCGTGGTGTTCCTGAACAAGGCCGATATGGTCGACGACGCCGAATTGATCGAACTGGTCGATATGGAGTTGCGCGAACTGCTGTCCAAGTACGACTTCCCCGGCGACGACACCCCCATCGTAATCGGCTCCGCGCTGAAGGCGCTGGAAGGCGACCAGAGCGACATCGGCGTGCCTGCCATCATCAAGCTGGTGGACGCGCTCGACAGCTACATCCCCGAGCCGAAGCGCGACATCGAGAAGCCGTTCCTGATGCCGATCGAGGATGTGTTCTCGATTTCCGGTCGTGGCACCGTGGTGACCGGGCGGGTGGAGCGCGGTATTGTCAAGGTGGGCAACGAAGTCGAGATCGTCGGCATCCGCAACACCACCAAGACCACCTGCACCGGCGTGGAAATGTTCCGCAAACTGCTGGACGAGGGCGTGGCGGGCGACAACGTGGGCGTGCTGCTGCGCGGCACCAAGCGCGAGGACGTGGAGCGCGGCCAAGTGTTGGCGGCCCCCGGCACCATCACCCCACACACCCACTTCGAGGCCGAGATTTACGTGCTGTCGAAGGACGAGGGTGGGCGCCACACGCCGTTTTTCAATGGCTACCGTCCGCAGTTCTACTTCCGCACCACCGACGTGACCGGCTCGGTCGAGTTGCCGTCGGGCGTGGAGATGGTGATGCCGGGCGACAACGTCAAGATCACCGTCAAGCTGATCGCGCCCATCGCCATGGAAGAGGGTTTGCGTTTCGCGGTGCGCGAGGGCGGCAGGACCGTCGGCGCGGGCGTCGTTTCCAAGGTCATCGAGTAA
- the secE gene encoding preprotein translocase subunit SecE, which produces MAARAESGASAFDTAKLVLAVVLLVTGIAGYHYFSGQLLVYRVLGVLVFSIAAIATVLTTPLGKGFLGFLKESQIEVRKVVWPTKQETIQSTLVVVALVFLVGIILWLLDMFLFWGISSLTGTAGK; this is translated from the coding sequence ATGGCTGCTCGGGCGGAGTCGGGTGCATCGGCGTTCGATACGGCGAAGCTGGTATTGGCCGTTGTCTTGCTGGTTACCGGGATAGCCGGTTATCACTATTTTTCCGGCCAATTGCTTGTATACCGGGTGCTGGGTGTACTCGTGTTTTCAATCGCCGCTATTGCGACCGTATTGACAACCCCACTTGGAAAGGGATTCCTGGGTTTCTTGAAAGAATCTCAGATCGAAGTTCGCAAAGTGGTTTGGCCCACCAAACAGGAAACCATTCAATCAACGCTGGTTGTGGTTGCCTTGGTATTCTTGGTGGGTATTATCCTATGGCTGTTGGACATGTTCTTGTTTTGGGGGATTAGTTCGCTGACTGGAACTGCGGGGAAGTAG
- the nusG gene encoding transcription termination/antitermination protein NusG gives MSLKWYVIHSYSNYENQVKRSLEERIKRSGLEQYFGKILVPTEEVVEMRMGQQRKSERKFFPGYVLVQMELNEETWHLVKEVPRVLGFIGGTSDKPAPISDAEADAILNRVEEGATKPKPKVLFEVGEVVRVVEGPFKDFNGVVEEVSYEKSKLRVSVLIFGRSTPVELDFSQVEKG, from the coding sequence ATGTCCCTTAAATGGTATGTTATCCATTCTTATTCCAACTATGAAAATCAGGTCAAGCGTTCCCTTGAAGAAAGGATAAAACGTTCCGGCTTGGAGCAGTATTTCGGGAAAATTCTGGTTCCGACCGAGGAAGTGGTCGAAATGAGGATGGGTCAGCAGCGTAAAAGTGAGCGTAAATTCTTTCCTGGTTACGTACTGGTTCAAATGGAGTTGAACGAAGAAACTTGGCATTTGGTAAAAGAAGTTCCCCGTGTGTTGGGTTTTATTGGCGGTACTTCTGATAAACCTGCCCCGATTAGCGACGCCGAGGCCGATGCGATTTTAAACCGGGTCGAAGAGGGGGCCACTAAACCGAAGCCCAAAGTATTGTTTGAAGTCGGTGAGGTGGTTAGGGTCGTTGAAGGGCCGTTCAAAGACTTTAATGGCGTAGTCGAGGAAGTGAGCTACGAAAAAAGCAAGCTACGGGTTTCCGTATTGATTTTTGGTCGATCCACGCCTGTGGAACTCGACTTTAGTCAAGTAGAGAAAGGGTAG
- the rplK gene encoding 50S ribosomal protein L11, whose amino-acid sequence MAKKITGYIKLQVKAQEANPSPPIGPALGQRGVNIMEFCKSFNAATQGVEKGLPLPVVITVYSDRSFTFITKTPPATVLIKKAIGLAKGSSNPNTNKVGKITRDQLVEIAKLKEPDLTAASVDAAVRTIAGSARSMGLEVEGV is encoded by the coding sequence ATGGCTAAGAAAATAACTGGATATATTAAGCTACAGGTAAAAGCCCAGGAAGCTAATCCTAGCCCGCCTATCGGTCCGGCGTTAGGTCAGCGCGGTGTCAATATTATGGAATTCTGCAAGTCTTTCAACGCCGCCACCCAAGGGGTTGAGAAAGGGTTGCCACTGCCGGTTGTTATTACTGTTTATAGCGACCGTAGTTTTACTTTTATCACCAAAACCCCTCCTGCCACGGTCCTGATTAAAAAAGCGATTGGTTTGGCTAAAGGGAGCAGTAATCCCAATACCAATAAGGTCGGGAAAATTACCCGCGATCAATTGGTTGAAATCGCCAAGCTCAAAGAGCCGGACTTGACCGCAGCCAGCGTCGACGCGGCCGTGCGTACCATCGCGGGCAGTGCCCGTAGCATGGGATTGGAAGTGGAGGGAGTGTAA